The Calliphora vicina chromosome 3, idCalVici1.1, whole genome shotgun sequence genome contains a region encoding:
- the Tmep gene encoding transmembrane protein 184B isoform X2 produces MSSSSNLTDTTLNVTTTAITTATALVNTTTSSSVKLNFMPQMSAAAAPIDPLSHVGDGIFLQTKTAQGLAGIFVWAALFITCQQIYQHLRWYTNPQEQRWIVRILFIVPIYATYSWISLLFFNSDNVYVYFFTVRDCYEAFVIYNFLSLCYEYLGGEGNIMSEIRGKPIKTSCLYGTCCLKGKTYTIGFLRFCKQATLQFCLVKPLVAFIIIFLQIFGHYHDGDWRSDGGYIYITVIYNISVSLALYGLYLFYFATRDLLTPFEPVLKFCTIKSVIFLSFWQGVGLAILEKAQVISPIVDNAGTVTSAGTVSAGYQNFFICIEMLFAAIALRYAFPYQVYARSCIGDGHGRSVTMQSISSSLKETMNPKDIMTDAIHNFHPQYQQYTQYSSDVTSSQRYEKL; encoded by the exons ATGAGCAGCAGTAGTAATTTAACTGATACGACGTTAAATGTCACTACAACCGCCATCACCACAGCGACTGCTTTGGTAAATACAACAACCTCATCAtcagttaaattaaatttcatgccACAAATGTCCGCTGCTGCCGCGCCCATCGATCCTTTGAGCCATGTGGGTGATGGTATATTTCTGCAGACAAAAACCGCTCAAGGTTTAGCTGGAATATTCGTTTGGGCAGCTTTGTTTATCACATGCCAACAG attTATCAACATTTACGTTGGTACACAAATCCCCAAGAGCAACGTTGGATTGtacgaattttatttattgtacccATATATGCAACATATTCCTGgataagtttgttattttttaattctgacAATGTATATGTGTATTTCTTCACCGTGCGAGATTGTTATGAAG CTTTTGTCATTTACAATTTCCTGTCGCTGTGTTATGAATATCTGGGCGGTGAAGGTAATATAATGTCTGAAATTCGTGGCAAACCCATTAAGACCTCTTGTCTTTATGGCACATGTTGTTTAAAGGGTAAAACCTATACAATAGGATTTTTACGTTTCTGCAAACAAGCGACTTTGCAGTTTTGTTTGGTTAAACCATTGGTGGCATTTATTatcatatttttgcaaatatttggtCATTATCATGATGGTGATTGGAg atccGATGGCGGTTATATTTATATTACTGTCATTTACAATATTTCGGTTTCATTAGCGTTATACGGTTTATATTTGTTCTATTTTGCCACCCGTGATTTACTAACACCTTTCGAACCAGTTTTGAAATTCTGTACCATCAAATCGGTGATTTTCTTATCATTTTGGCAGG GTGTTGGTTTGGCTATTTTGGAAAAGGCTCAAGTTATTTCACCAATTGTTGACAATGCTGGCACTGTTACTTCGGCCGGTACCGTATCGGCTGGTTATCagaattttttcatttgtattgAAATGTTATTTGCTGCAATTGCTTTACGTTATGCCTTCCCTTATCAG GTGTACGCCCGCAGCTGTATTGGCGACGGACATGGTCGCTCGGTAACCATGCAATCAATTTCCAGCAGTCTCAAA GAAACCATGAATCCTAAAGATATTATGACAGATGCTATACACAATTTCCATCCACAGTATCAACAATACACTCAATACAGTTCCG ATGTAACTTCATCTCAACGCtatgaaaaactttaa
- the Tmep gene encoding transmembrane protein 184B isoform X1, producing MSSSSNLTDTTLNVTTTAITTATALVNTTTSSSVKLNFMPQMSAAAAPIDPLSHVGDGIFLQTKTAQGLAGIFVWAALFITCQQIYQHLRWYTNPQEQRWIVRILFIVPIYATYSWISLLFFNSDNVYVYFFTVRDCYEAFVIYNFLSLCYEYLGGEGNIMSEIRGKPIKTSCLYGTCCLKGKTYTIGFLRFCKQATLQFCLVKPLVAFIIIFLQIFGHYHDGDWRSDGGYIYITVIYNISVSLALYGLYLFYFATRDLLTPFEPVLKFCTIKSVIFLSFWQGVGLAILEKAQVISPIVDNAGTVTSAGTVSAGYQNFFICIEMLFAAIALRYAFPYQVYARSCIGDGHGRSVTMQSISSSLKETMNPKDIMTDAIHNFHPQYQQYTQYSSGKNSRGIRVSSYDPDDVSNSNQGNNASLTQGSQNSSTGCMASKTLGNQRKFMPGGQRVATISQNYNEKSMLLSSDDEYQ from the exons ATGAGCAGCAGTAGTAATTTAACTGATACGACGTTAAATGTCACTACAACCGCCATCACCACAGCGACTGCTTTGGTAAATACAACAACCTCATCAtcagttaaattaaatttcatgccACAAATGTCCGCTGCTGCCGCGCCCATCGATCCTTTGAGCCATGTGGGTGATGGTATATTTCTGCAGACAAAAACCGCTCAAGGTTTAGCTGGAATATTCGTTTGGGCAGCTTTGTTTATCACATGCCAACAG attTATCAACATTTACGTTGGTACACAAATCCCCAAGAGCAACGTTGGATTGtacgaattttatttattgtacccATATATGCAACATATTCCTGgataagtttgttattttttaattctgacAATGTATATGTGTATTTCTTCACCGTGCGAGATTGTTATGAAG CTTTTGTCATTTACAATTTCCTGTCGCTGTGTTATGAATATCTGGGCGGTGAAGGTAATATAATGTCTGAAATTCGTGGCAAACCCATTAAGACCTCTTGTCTTTATGGCACATGTTGTTTAAAGGGTAAAACCTATACAATAGGATTTTTACGTTTCTGCAAACAAGCGACTTTGCAGTTTTGTTTGGTTAAACCATTGGTGGCATTTATTatcatatttttgcaaatatttggtCATTATCATGATGGTGATTGGAg atccGATGGCGGTTATATTTATATTACTGTCATTTACAATATTTCGGTTTCATTAGCGTTATACGGTTTATATTTGTTCTATTTTGCCACCCGTGATTTACTAACACCTTTCGAACCAGTTTTGAAATTCTGTACCATCAAATCGGTGATTTTCTTATCATTTTGGCAGG GTGTTGGTTTGGCTATTTTGGAAAAGGCTCAAGTTATTTCACCAATTGTTGACAATGCTGGCACTGTTACTTCGGCCGGTACCGTATCGGCTGGTTATCagaattttttcatttgtattgAAATGTTATTTGCTGCAATTGCTTTACGTTATGCCTTCCCTTATCAG GTGTACGCCCGCAGCTGTATTGGCGACGGACATGGTCGCTCGGTAACCATGCAATCAATTTCCAGCAGTCTCAAA GAAACCATGAATCCTAAAGATATTATGACAGATGCTATACACAATTTCCATCCACAGTATCAACAATACACTCAATACAGTTCCG GTAAAAATTCCCGAGGCATACGTGTTTCATCATACGATCCAGATGATGTTAGTAACAGCAACCAGGGTAACAATGCTAGCCTAACACAGGGCAGTCAAAATTCATCAACGGGTTGTATGGCATCGAAAACTTTGGGCAATCAGCGTAAATTTATGCCCGGCGGTCAACGAGTGGCAACAATAAgtcaaaattataatgaaaaatccATGTTGTTAAGCAGTGATGATGAGTATcagtaa